In Methylomonas sp. ZR1, one DNA window encodes the following:
- the hflK gene encoding FtsH protease activity modulator HflK, producing the protein MNDVNPLFKNLPDSLPISPLAVLILITVLVGASMSFYTIPAESEGIVLRFGEYIEKVPSGLHAKLPFGVDSVITVPTQRQQKLEFGFATAGFTNPDQISDEPALEKSMVTGDLNSALVEWIVQYRITDPEKYLFVVRDPGVTLRDISEAVMREVVGDRTVDEIITIGRQEIEETVLARARLLAERYQLGVSINQVQLKNVNPPEPVQPSFNEVNRAQQDRENVINLANGEYNKAVPRARGEADQKIRAAEGYRFKRINEAEGDVTAFNQVLEQYLKAPDVTRARIYLETMGEVLPQASQQIIVDDTVQQILPMLPFPGQAAGVVK; encoded by the coding sequence TTGAACGACGTCAATCCCCTTTTTAAAAATCTGCCCGATTCGCTGCCGATTTCGCCCTTGGCGGTTCTGATTCTCATCACGGTGCTGGTCGGTGCGAGCATGTCGTTTTATACCATTCCGGCCGAGTCAGAGGGGATTGTGTTGCGCTTTGGCGAATACATCGAAAAAGTTCCATCCGGTTTGCATGCCAAACTGCCATTTGGCGTGGATAGCGTCATCACCGTGCCGACTCAGCGTCAGCAGAAGCTGGAGTTTGGCTTTGCCACGGCAGGCTTCACCAACCCGGATCAAATCAGTGACGAGCCGGCTTTGGAAAAGTCTATGGTCACCGGCGATCTGAACTCGGCGCTGGTCGAGTGGATCGTGCAATATCGGATCACCGATCCGGAAAAATATCTATTTGTGGTCCGCGACCCCGGTGTGACTTTGCGGGATATTTCCGAAGCCGTGATGCGGGAAGTGGTCGGTGATCGCACTGTCGATGAAATCATCACCATCGGTCGACAGGAAATTGAAGAAACCGTGCTGGCGCGAGCACGCTTGTTGGCCGAGCGCTATCAATTGGGGGTGTCAATTAACCAGGTACAGCTCAAAAATGTGAATCCACCCGAGCCGGTACAGCCCTCGTTCAATGAAGTGAATCGTGCTCAGCAAGATAGAGAGAATGTCATCAATTTGGCTAATGGCGAATATAACAAAGCCGTGCCGCGTGCACGTGGTGAAGCGGACCAGAAGATTCGCGCGGCGGAAGGTTATCGTTTTAAACGAATTAACGAAGCGGAAGGGGATGTCACCGCTTTCAATCAGGTATTGGAACAATATCTAAAAGCGCCGGACGTGACCCGTGCGCGGATTTATCTGGAAACCATGGGCGAGGTGTTGCCGCAAGCCAGCCAGCAAATTATTGTCGATGACACGGTGCAGCAAATATTGCCGATGTTGCCGTTTCCTGGTCAGGCAGCGGGAGTAGTGAAATGA
- a CDS encoding EAL domain-containing protein, whose translation MTRPYYFSRFSRILWLNLAMFVIFVIAFAVYVRAEKQIDRANEIRFASHLLADEFRQSSNDLSHVARSYVATGDPVYKHYFQEIIDIRDGKLPRPENYHDMYWDLVIANAHPAPQSSTQPVALLELMRQAGFSEQELAKMAEATADSAALIQIERTAMDMVDSNQGMPDGKWHQANLMLHDATYHRAKAKVMQSIIDAFELIDLRTQQSVVARARIAFWLRVVFVVFGVMLLLTLWRAYRTLHAILGASVDELHDQIVRLGSGDFSADIPVSKGMRNSVLGWLAETRASLASVEAARRTAEARNLRLTQLYAALSQCNQAIVRCTSEAELFPQICRDAVIFGGMKMAWIGMLDQNSQTIKPVACYGIGIEYLDGIEISIDENLPTGCGPTGTAVREDKPYWCQDFQHDPATIAWHARGAKFDWQASAALPLHRNGKPAGAFMLYGDQINVFDDAARNLLLEMAMDIDHAIGGFEREAERQQAQQMESLRVFMLERLNGNLQLTDILHDAVTELEIMLAGSVCSILLVDDEQCLRLGAAPSLPDFYNQAIDGLKIGAGAGSCGNTAYTGQRTIAENLAEHPFWQPFLPLAERAGLAACWSEPVLSAGKKVLGTFAIYHRHPAVPSKHELRLLEMVAHFVALAIERKQAEEHIYYLANYDSLTGLPNRSQLDDHLKYALSLAKRSNGHLALMFLDLDHFKNINDTLGHSVGDALLVELANRLCAVLREEDTVTRLGGDEFIFLLPGTDAGGAANVAQKLLDAIAEPYRIEEFDLTMSASIGIALYPNDGEDLESLSKSADVAMYRVKTDGRHGYRFFTPEMQARAQRNLQLVNALSHALDRQQLHVYYQPQADIHSGRVIGAEALLRWRHPEFGMVSPAEFIPVAEDSGLILPIGEWVLQTAVRQAKTCFDQGLGPLIMAVNLSAAQFSHPALPEMVSRILEEEGLPPEYLELELTEGVSMQNPEAAIAVMNNLHDRGIRMSIDDFGTGYSSLSYLKKFKVYKLKIDQSFVRDISTDSEDKAIVNAVISLAASLGLRTIAEGVETVEQREFLREQGCQEIQGYLFAKPMPSDQFELFLRQTVIDATHAF comes from the coding sequence TTTGTGATTTTCGTGATTGCATTCGCGGTTTACGTGCGCGCCGAGAAGCAAATTGATCGCGCCAACGAAATCCGCTTTGCGTCACACTTGCTGGCCGATGAATTTAGGCAATCGTCCAACGATCTCTCGCATGTGGCGCGCAGTTATGTCGCGACCGGCGATCCGGTTTATAAACACTATTTTCAAGAGATTATCGACATTCGCGACGGCAAACTGCCCAGGCCCGAAAATTATCACGACATGTATTGGGACTTGGTGATCGCGAATGCTCATCCGGCGCCGCAATCAAGCACTCAGCCGGTTGCCTTGCTGGAGTTGATGCGGCAAGCCGGGTTTTCCGAGCAGGAACTGGCGAAAATGGCCGAAGCCACGGCCGATTCCGCTGCACTTATCCAAATAGAGCGCACGGCGATGGACATGGTTGATTCGAATCAGGGAATGCCCGACGGCAAATGGCATCAAGCCAATCTAATGCTGCACGATGCGACTTACCATCGAGCAAAAGCGAAAGTCATGCAATCGATCATCGACGCCTTCGAATTGATAGACCTGCGCACGCAACAGAGTGTGGTTGCCAGAGCGCGTATTGCCTTTTGGTTGCGGGTGGTGTTTGTGGTTTTCGGGGTTATGTTGTTATTGACGCTTTGGCGGGCGTATCGGACTTTACACGCAATATTGGGAGCCTCGGTCGATGAATTGCACGATCAGATCGTGCGTTTGGGTAGCGGCGATTTTTCCGCCGATATTCCGGTAAGCAAGGGCATGCGCAACAGCGTGTTGGGCTGGCTGGCGGAAACGCGGGCAAGTTTGGCAAGCGTTGAAGCCGCGCGCCGCACTGCCGAGGCAAGAAATCTGCGATTGACCCAATTGTATGCCGCGCTAAGTCAATGTAACCAAGCCATCGTTCGCTGTACCAGCGAAGCCGAATTATTCCCGCAAATTTGCCGCGACGCCGTGATATTTGGCGGCATGAAAATGGCCTGGATCGGCATGCTTGACCAAAACAGCCAAACTATCAAACCGGTTGCCTGTTATGGCATCGGCATCGAGTATCTGGATGGCATTGAAATATCAATAGACGAGAACCTGCCGACCGGGTGCGGACCAACCGGTACCGCAGTCAGAGAGGACAAGCCATATTGGTGTCAGGATTTTCAACACGACCCTGCCACCATAGCCTGGCATGCGCGTGGGGCAAAATTCGATTGGCAGGCTTCCGCGGCCTTACCCTTGCATCGAAACGGCAAGCCGGCTGGGGCGTTTATGCTGTACGGCGATCAAATCAATGTGTTTGACGATGCCGCGCGCAATCTGCTGTTGGAAATGGCCATGGACATCGATCATGCCATCGGTGGCTTCGAGCGTGAGGCCGAGCGCCAGCAAGCACAGCAGATGGAAAGTTTGCGGGTGTTTATGCTGGAACGGCTCAACGGTAACCTGCAGTTGACGGATATTTTGCATGATGCGGTTACCGAACTGGAAATTATGTTGGCTGGTAGCGTTTGTTCGATTTTGCTCGTGGATGATGAGCAATGTTTACGGCTAGGCGCGGCACCTAGTCTTCCGGATTTCTACAATCAGGCGATCGATGGGCTAAAAATTGGTGCCGGGGCGGGGTCGTGCGGCAATACAGCGTACACCGGGCAAAGAACGATTGCGGAAAATCTGGCCGAGCATCCCTTTTGGCAGCCTTTTTTGCCGCTGGCAGAACGGGCGGGTTTGGCGGCATGCTGGTCGGAGCCGGTACTCTCCGCCGGTAAAAAAGTGCTGGGTACCTTTGCGATTTATCATCGTCACCCTGCCGTTCCCAGCAAACATGAATTGCGCTTGCTGGAAATGGTCGCGCATTTCGTCGCCTTAGCTATCGAACGTAAGCAGGCGGAGGAGCACATTTATTACTTGGCCAATTACGATTCGCTCACCGGCTTGCCGAATCGCAGTCAATTGGACGATCATTTGAAATATGCATTGAGTTTGGCCAAACGGAGTAACGGCCACTTAGCTCTGATGTTTCTTGATCTCGATCATTTCAAAAATATTAACGATACCTTGGGGCATAGCGTCGGCGATGCGCTATTGGTGGAGTTAGCCAATCGGCTTTGTGCCGTGTTACGCGAAGAAGATACCGTGACCCGTTTGGGCGGCGACGAATTTATTTTCTTGTTGCCGGGCACCGATGCCGGCGGGGCGGCGAATGTCGCGCAGAAGCTTCTTGATGCGATAGCCGAACCTTACCGGATTGAGGAATTCGATTTGACGATGAGCGCATCGATTGGCATAGCCTTGTATCCTAACGACGGCGAGGACCTGGAAAGTCTGTCCAAAAGCGCTGATGTGGCCATGTACCGAGTCAAAACCGATGGCCGGCACGGTTACCGCTTTTTTACACCGGAAATGCAAGCCCGCGCCCAGCGCAATTTACAACTGGTTAATGCCTTATCCCATGCCTTGGACCGTCAACAACTGCATGTTTATTATCAACCGCAGGCGGATATTCATAGCGGGCGCGTGATCGGTGCAGAAGCTTTGTTGCGTTGGCGGCATCCCGAGTTTGGCATGGTTTCGCCGGCCGAATTCATCCCCGTGGCGGAAGATAGCGGACTGATTTTGCCTATCGGCGAGTGGGTATTGCAAACGGCGGTGCGACAAGCGAAAACCTGCTTTGATCAGGGGTTGGGGCCTTTGATCATGGCGGTCAATCTCTCGGCTGCTCAATTTAGCCATCCGGCCTTACCGGAGATGGTGTCGCGTATTTTGGAAGAGGAGGGCTTGCCGCCCGAATATTTAGAATTGGAATTGACCGAAGGCGTGTCGATGCAGAATCCAGAAGCGGCTATAGCGGTGATGAATAATCTGCATGATCGCGGGATACGCATGTCTATCGACGACTTTGGTACCGGTTATTCGTCGTTGAGTTATCTGAAGAAATTTAAAGTATACAAATTAAAGATTGACCAATCTTTTGTCCGCGACATCAGTACTGATTCGGAAGATAAAGCCATTGTCAATGCGGTGATTAGTTTGGCCGCCAGCCTGGGTTTGCGGACCATAGCCGAAGGTGTGGAAACGGTTGAACAGCGGGAGTTTTTGCGCGAACAGGGCTGTCAGGAAATTCAAGGCTATTTATTCGCTAAGCCGATGCCCAGTGACCAATTTGAGTTGTTTTTGCGGCAAACCGTCATTGATGCCACTCATGCGTTTTGA